The sequence below is a genomic window from Globicephala melas chromosome 14, mGloMel1.2, whole genome shotgun sequence.
GGGTAcctttgttacagttgatgactCTACATCGACATATtattatcacccagagtccatggtttacatcacatttcactcttggtattgtacattctgtgggttgactAATGCGTAAGGACGTGtctccatcattatagtatcatagagtatcttcactgctttaaaaattctctgtacTCTGCCTGTTCGTCTCTCCCGTATCCTAACCACTGAaaaccattgatctttttacttagttttctctttttccataattttgccttttccagaatatcccatagttggaatcatacagcatgtagctTTTTCAGGTTGCTTTCTTTCACTAAGTAATACatatttaaggttcctccacgTTTTTCATGACTTGGTAGCTCACTTCTTTTTAGTGTTTACCTTAACTTTTAACATCTATACTAAAAACTGGCCTTCAAACTAGATAATCTAGGGATTCTGGTAAATAaagatttcttcatttttaaggtCACCACTCCTTCCCTGGGGATTCTGAGCATGTTCAGAACACACTTAGAGAAACACTGCTCCTGATCTGGGGTTTCTCTTGTACTTGTTATTTTTATCGATTCAACAActaacaattaaaaaatcaaaatttagaCAGAGAGGAATTGTCCACTGCAGTGCTGTAacacattcacttttttttttgccacaccgtgtggcatgctggatcttagttccccggctggggagaccagggatcgaacctgtgtcccctgcagtagaagcacagaatcttaaccactggacctccagggaagtcccacacgtTCACTTTTTGTTACTGTTTCTTAGTTCTCTTCCACTCTCTGCCCCGATGACACTGAAGCTAGGAGATGTACCACACATTGCTTTTATTCTATCACATTTTGAATCTGGCAAGAGGTTACACTGAATTTCTGACTGTTGACTGCTAAACTGTAATCTTGGTTAACCTTCGGTTAGATGTTTATGAAAGGTTATGTGTATCTGCCACACATGGTGGCAAGAAACAGACTTTGTATTGGCTAACGTTGTGTTTTCTCAAATTAGATGCTGATGGAAAATTAAGTGTGAAATTTGGGGTCCTCTTCCGAGATGACAAATGTGCCAATCTCTTTGAAGCACTGGTAGGAACTCTCAAAGCTgcaaaaagaaggaagatgatTACGTACCCAGGAGAGCTACTTTTGCAAGGTGTTCATGATGATGTGGACATTATATTGCTGCAAGATTAATGTGGCTTGCATAGCTTTGcttattgtgggtttttttgtttctggtaAACTGGAATATTACATCAAAGGACAAACGTATTAGCATAacttaatgtatttttatagaaCTTTATAAACAAAAGGAGACTCATTTTAGAAGCCTGTCCTTTTTTATATCTTGAAAGTAAATTTATGTATtacactgtaaaataaataaaacctattaTTTTTTCTCAGGAATCTGGCTGGAAAATGTAGACAATGAGGCTTTTTTTGGTAGGGATGCAAGAGTGTTTGTTTCATAAATCATTCTTAGATAATTTCTACAGATATTTGACATTCTATGAAATCAAGAAGCAAACTTGAAGACCAGCTCCCACAATGAATGTAATGTTTATGTAATAAAAACATGTAACTCTCTTCAAATTGCCTTATTGCCTTATTTTGTCATTTGAGATTTATGTATCTCTCAGAATCGAGTTTTTGCATCAAGATTAGGTAACTGCAGTAAAAGTTATCTTGATCTGAAGAAAAATTCTCTTAAAACTACAGAATTTAAAAAGTAGGGATGGTTAGTGTTAAGATTTGGCCctacaaaaaatattaattttgatgcCTATATTGTGCTTGCCACTGGGATAGGGGACGTGCCCCCAAAAATGTAACCTAAAATCTTCACTTTCTAATTGGATTAGTTAGACCCACCTGATATAATACAGGATTATCCGTGATTGCACGTTGCAGCTTGTAGTACGGAGCTGAAAATGATACAGAATCTCAAGGAGGATAAGGTCAGTGAAAGGCATGATGGTTGGAAGAGGTATAGAGGAGGCGGAATTTGCAGGATTGGAGCTGATTATATCCAGAGGGAAAAAGATGGGATGGGTGAGAG
It includes:
- the ABRACL gene encoding costars family protein ABRACL translates to MNVDHEVNLLVEEIHRLGSRNADGKLSVKFGVLFRDDKCANLFEALVGTLKAAKRRKMITYPGELLLQGVHDDVDIILLQD